In Saccharomonospora marina XMU15, one genomic interval encodes:
- a CDS encoding DUF2630 family protein, whose product MAEEDIIAHIDELIAEEHRLRSHATGTGLGDHDRKRLREVEQQLDQCWDLLRQRRARAEFGDDPDQAHERPVSEVESYQQ is encoded by the coding sequence ATGGCCGAGGAAGACATCATCGCCCACATCGACGAGCTGATCGCCGAGGAACACCGCCTGCGGTCTCACGCGACCGGTACCGGATTGGGTGACCACGATCGCAAGCGCTTGCGCGAGGTGGAGCAACAGCTCGACCAGTGTTGGGATCTGCTGCGGCAGCGGCGCGCACGGGCAGAGTTCGGCGACGATCCCGATCAGGCACACGAACGCCCGGTCAGCGAGGTCGAGTCCTACCAGCAATAG
- a CDS encoding IclR family transcriptional regulator, translating to MLEAFTPATPDLSLSELARRAGVSLPTAHRRAAELVRWGALERGTDGRYRIGLRLWEVASLAPRGLALRDVAMPFLEDLYEVTHENVQLAVREGLELVFVERIAGRYAVPVLTRVGGRFALHATGVGLVLLAHAPTEVQQQALTSPLHAYTPKTITDPDRLREVLAAVRRGGYAVSDGQVTLDALSVAAPIRGRNDEVVAAVSLVVRAGTAEPMNLVPLVQAAGRGISRMLQPRFAG from the coding sequence ATGCTCGAGGCGTTCACCCCGGCCACGCCGGATCTGTCGTTGAGCGAGTTGGCGAGGCGGGCCGGTGTGTCGTTGCCGACCGCACACCGGCGCGCCGCCGAACTGGTCAGGTGGGGAGCGCTGGAACGCGGTACCGACGGGCGCTACCGCATCGGGCTACGGCTGTGGGAGGTCGCCTCACTGGCGCCACGGGGGCTGGCGTTGCGCGACGTGGCGATGCCGTTTCTCGAGGACCTTTACGAGGTCACCCACGAGAACGTGCAGCTCGCGGTCCGCGAGGGGCTGGAGCTGGTGTTCGTGGAACGCATCGCGGGCCGGTACGCGGTGCCCGTGCTGACCCGAGTGGGTGGTCGGTTCGCATTGCACGCCACGGGCGTGGGGCTCGTGCTGCTCGCACACGCTCCCACCGAGGTCCAGCAGCAGGCGCTGACCTCGCCGCTGCACGCCTACACCCCCAAGACGATCACCGATCCGGACCGCCTTCGCGAAGTGCTTGCGGCCGTGCGGCGCGGTGGGTACGCCGTCAGTGACGGCCAGGTGACGCTCGACGCGCTCTCCGTCGCGGCTCCGATCCGCGGCAGGAACGACGAGGTGGTGGCCGCAGTGTCTCTGGTCGTGCGGGCAGGCACTGCGGAACCGATGAACCTCGTCCCTCTCGTCCAGGCCGCGGGCAGAGGTATCTCCCGCATGCTCCAACCACGTTTCGCGGGCTAA
- a CDS encoding PDR/VanB family oxidoreductase yields MTELDLVLARKEAVADGVARLTLRDPRGGPLPEWEPGAHVDLLLGEGLERQYSLCGDPADRSELAVAVLREPDSRGGSAYVHDRLAEGDTVRVRGPRNNFALVDSPRYLFLAGGVGITPILPMVAAAHSRGADWRLVYGGRTRASMAFADVLTDTYGDRVELRPQDETGLLPLDSLLAAPEPDTAVYCCGPEPLLAEVERRCATWPPGALHVERFSPKQGADAGPRQAFEVELAHSGVTLLVPPDKSILEVVEDAGIPVLSSCQEGTCGTCETEVREGVPDHRDSLLTDEEREAGETMMICVSRSCGPRLVLEL; encoded by the coding sequence GTGACCGAGTTGGACCTCGTGCTGGCACGCAAGGAGGCGGTGGCCGATGGGGTGGCGCGGCTGACGCTGCGTGATCCCCGGGGCGGCCCGCTTCCGGAGTGGGAGCCGGGTGCCCACGTCGACCTGCTGCTGGGTGAGGGCCTTGAGCGGCAGTACTCGCTGTGCGGCGACCCGGCGGATCGCAGCGAACTGGCCGTCGCCGTGCTGCGGGAGCCGGACAGCAGAGGTGGGTCCGCCTACGTGCACGATCGGCTGGCCGAGGGCGACACCGTGCGGGTACGCGGGCCGAGGAACAACTTCGCGCTCGTGGACTCTCCCAGGTACCTGTTCCTCGCGGGCGGCGTCGGGATAACGCCCATCCTGCCGATGGTGGCCGCCGCCCACTCCCGTGGAGCCGACTGGCGGCTTGTCTACGGCGGCAGGACTCGGGCTTCGATGGCGTTCGCCGATGTGCTCACCGACACCTACGGCGACCGGGTTGAACTACGTCCGCAGGACGAGACCGGACTGCTGCCCCTCGACAGCCTGCTGGCGGCCCCTGAGCCGGACACGGCGGTGTACTGCTGCGGGCCCGAACCGTTGCTCGCCGAGGTGGAGCGGCGCTGCGCGACGTGGCCACCGGGAGCCCTGCACGTCGAGCGGTTCTCGCCGAAGCAGGGCGCGGACGCCGGGCCGAGGCAGGCGTTCGAGGTCGAACTCGCCCACTCCGGCGTGACGTTGCTCGTGCCGCCGGACAAGTCGATCCTGGAAGTGGTCGAGGACGCGGGCATACCGGTGCTTTCCTCCTGTCAGGAGGGCACCTGCGGAACGTGTGAGACCGAGGTGCGCGAGGGCGTACCCGACCACCGCGACTCGTTGCTGACCGACGAGGAACGCGAGGCGGGAGAGACGATGATGATCTGTGTGTCGCGGTCGTGCGGGCCACGCCTGGTACTGGAGCTGTAG
- a CDS encoding aromatic ring-hydroxylating dioxygenase subunit alpha has translation MTTFARNQWYVAAYSREIGRELFPRTILGEPIVFYRTEAGEAVALADRCVHRRYPLSESRLDGDKIVCGYHGFTYDKAGSCVFVPGQTRIPRTARVPSYPLVEQDSFVWVWIGDHDKADPALIPRAPWLSDPAYTTVSGMEPLAARYDLLVDNLMDLSHETYLHGGYIGTPEVANTPISTEVDEEKEVIYVSRHMADAECPSFYAKSTGIEGRITRWQDIEYHPPCLYLLHSRVAPVGVLPADDGTDPDAFHVEVVYAITPETEHSTHDFWAVARDFALDDEEVSKFLAESNRTVVLQDVRALDILEQVIQTEPEGYQELSINIDTGGLAARRFLKRMIERGQQSQQRQASVRS, from the coding sequence ATGACGACCTTTGCCCGCAACCAGTGGTACGTAGCGGCCTACAGCCGAGAGATCGGCCGCGAACTGTTCCCCCGCACCATCCTCGGAGAACCGATCGTGTTCTACCGCACCGAGGCCGGTGAAGCCGTCGCGCTGGCGGACCGTTGCGTGCACCGCCGGTACCCGCTGTCGGAAAGCAGGCTCGACGGCGACAAGATCGTGTGCGGCTACCACGGGTTCACCTACGACAAGGCGGGTAGCTGCGTCTTCGTTCCCGGCCAGACCCGGATTCCCCGCACCGCGCGGGTTCCGAGTTACCCACTCGTGGAGCAGGACTCGTTCGTCTGGGTGTGGATCGGCGACCACGACAAGGCCGACCCGGCGCTGATCCCCAGGGCGCCGTGGCTGTCCGACCCCGCCTACACCACGGTGTCGGGCATGGAGCCGCTCGCCGCACGGTACGACCTGCTCGTGGACAACCTGATGGATCTGTCGCACGAGACCTACCTGCACGGCGGCTACATCGGTACGCCTGAGGTGGCCAACACCCCGATAAGCACCGAGGTCGACGAGGAGAAGGAGGTCATCTACGTCAGCAGGCACATGGCTGACGCCGAGTGCCCCTCCTTCTACGCCAAGTCCACCGGCATCGAGGGCCGGATCACGCGCTGGCAGGACATCGAGTACCACCCGCCGTGCCTGTACCTGCTGCACAGCAGGGTCGCGCCAGTCGGAGTGCTGCCTGCCGACGACGGCACCGACCCCGATGCCTTCCACGTCGAGGTGGTGTACGCGATCACTCCGGAGACCGAGCACAGCACGCACGACTTCTGGGCCGTGGCGAGGGACTTCGCGCTCGACGACGAGGAGGTGTCGAAGTTCCTCGCGGAGAGCAACCGCACCGTGGTGCTGCAGGACGTGCGGGCGCTGGACATCCTCGAGCAGGTCATCCAGACCGAGCCCGAGGGCTACCAGGAGCTCAGCATCAACATCGACACCGGCGGGCTTGCCGCGCGCCGCTTCCTCAAGCGGATGATCGAGCGGGGGCAGCAGTCCCAGCAGCGGCAGGCTTCGGTGCGGTCATGA